The Listeria monocytogenes genome window below encodes:
- a CDS encoding uracil-DNA glycosylase, whose protein sequence is MIKLGNDWDELLKDEFNQPYYLTLRQFLKKEYQTKKVFPDMYDIFNALKHTDYKDVKVVILGQDPYHGPGQAHGFSFSVQQGVQIPPSLQNIYLELHNDLNCEIPNNGYLIPWADQGVLLLNTVLTVRAGQASSHRGQGWEILTNRIIEIINQKEEPVVFLLWGNNAKEKLPLLTNPKHTVFTSVHPSPLSASRGFMGCKHFSKTNQFLEQNGVKPINWQIPSI, encoded by the coding sequence ATGATAAAACTCGGAAATGACTGGGATGAGTTACTAAAAGATGAGTTTAACCAACCGTATTATTTAACCCTTCGCCAGTTCCTAAAAAAAGAATACCAAACGAAAAAAGTATTTCCGGATATGTACGACATTTTCAATGCTTTAAAACATACCGATTATAAAGATGTCAAAGTAGTAATACTCGGGCAAGATCCATATCACGGACCAGGTCAAGCGCACGGGTTCTCATTTTCCGTTCAACAGGGAGTGCAGATTCCACCATCGCTGCAGAATATTTATTTGGAATTACATAACGACTTAAATTGTGAGATTCCAAATAATGGTTATTTGATTCCATGGGCAGATCAAGGAGTGCTACTATTAAATACGGTTCTAACTGTTCGCGCCGGTCAAGCAAGCTCACATCGAGGACAAGGCTGGGAGATACTAACTAACCGGATTATTGAAATCATTAACCAAAAAGAAGAGCCAGTAGTCTTTTTGCTATGGGGAAACAATGCAAAAGAAAAGTTGCCATTATTAACCAACCCGAAGCATACTGTGTTTACATCTGTTCATCCCAGTCCACTTTCAGCATCGCGCGGTTTTATGGGGTGCAAACATTTTTCTAAGACGAATCAATTTTTAGAACAAAATGGTGTCAAACCAATTAATTGGCAAATTCCTTCTATATAA
- a CDS encoding endonuclease MutS2, translated as MEKKVEAILEFDKIKKQLTEFASSSLGEQAILELEPATDFQVVQKTQLETEEGAKIIRLRGSAPITGLTDVFAHLKRLEIGGDLNGLEIYQIGSNLRVSRQMKNFMNDLLEIGVEIPLLGALSEELLVLKEVEEDIAISVDESGKVLDTASEALSTIRRTLRRTEDRVREKLESYLRDRNASKMLSDAVITIRNDRYVIPVKQEYKGHYGGIVHDQSASGQTLFIEPQSVVDLNNERKALQAKEKQEIERILAEISASLAAWINEIHHNTFILGRFDFIFAKARFGKAMKAVTPHLSDAGVVHLIAARHPLLDAAKVVANDIYLGEDFTTIVITGPNTGGKTITLKTLGLLTLMAQSGLQIPAQEDSTIAVFEHVFADIGDEQSIEQSLSTFSSHMTNIVSILENVNQKSLILYDELGAGTDPQEGAALAIAILDASHAKGASVVATTHYPELKAYGYNRVHATNASVEFNVETLSPTYKLLIGVPGRSNAFDISRRLGLSENIITEARSLVDTESADLNDMISSLEEKRNLAETEYEEARELARGADSLLKDLQKEITNYYQQKDKLIEQASEKAATIVEKAEAEAEEIIHELRTMQLNGAAGIKEHELIDAKTRLGKAKPKTINKTIPQAPKQKPHVFQEGDNVRVLSLGQKGTLLNKISDKEWNVQIGIIKMKIKTADLEYIQPEKPKKQRIITSVHSSDSPAKSELDLRGERYEDALQKVDKYLDEALLAGYPQVAIIHGKGTGALRTGVTEYLKNHRMVKSIRFGAAAEGGNGVTIVEFK; from the coding sequence ATGGAAAAAAAAGTAGAAGCCATTTTAGAATTTGATAAAATAAAAAAACAACTCACCGAATTTGCTTCTTCGTCACTAGGGGAGCAAGCGATTTTGGAACTCGAGCCAGCAACTGATTTTCAAGTAGTGCAAAAAACGCAACTTGAAACAGAAGAAGGGGCTAAAATTATTCGTTTACGGGGAAGTGCGCCAATTACTGGTCTAACAGATGTTTTTGCACATTTGAAACGGCTAGAGATTGGTGGCGATTTAAACGGCCTTGAAATCTATCAAATTGGTAGTAATTTACGAGTGAGTCGTCAAATGAAGAATTTTATGAACGATTTACTGGAAATAGGTGTGGAAATACCATTACTTGGCGCGCTTTCGGAGGAACTTTTAGTACTAAAAGAAGTAGAAGAAGATATTGCGATTTCAGTAGATGAAAGCGGGAAAGTGTTAGATACTGCGAGTGAAGCACTTAGCACGATTCGCCGAACACTCCGCCGTACCGAAGACCGCGTACGTGAAAAACTAGAATCTTATTTGCGCGATCGTAATGCCTCTAAAATGTTAAGCGATGCGGTTATTACAATTCGAAATGATCGTTACGTTATCCCAGTTAAGCAAGAATATAAAGGTCATTATGGCGGTATTGTTCATGACCAGTCCGCTTCCGGTCAAACGCTTTTCATTGAGCCACAAAGCGTAGTGGATTTAAACAACGAACGAAAAGCACTCCAAGCAAAGGAAAAACAAGAAATAGAACGCATTCTTGCTGAAATTTCTGCTTCACTAGCTGCTTGGATTAATGAAATTCATCATAATACTTTCATCCTAGGGCGCTTTGATTTTATTTTCGCCAAAGCGCGTTTCGGAAAAGCGATGAAAGCTGTAACGCCGCATTTGAGTGATGCTGGTGTCGTCCATTTAATCGCCGCACGCCACCCGCTTTTAGACGCCGCGAAAGTTGTTGCGAATGACATTTATTTAGGCGAAGATTTCACTACCATCGTTATCACCGGTCCAAATACAGGCGGTAAAACAATTACTCTAAAAACGTTGGGATTATTAACGCTTATGGCACAATCCGGACTGCAAATCCCAGCTCAAGAAGATTCTACTATCGCTGTTTTTGAGCATGTATTTGCCGATATTGGTGACGAACAATCCATCGAACAAAGTTTAAGTACGTTTTCTTCTCACATGACGAATATTGTTTCCATTTTGGAAAATGTTAATCAGAAATCGCTTATTTTGTACGATGAACTCGGAGCGGGAACAGACCCACAAGAAGGTGCGGCCTTAGCAATTGCTATTCTTGATGCAAGCCATGCAAAAGGCGCAAGTGTTGTTGCAACGACCCATTATCCGGAACTAAAAGCATATGGATATAATCGCGTTCATGCAACCAATGCTTCTGTTGAGTTCAATGTCGAAACACTTAGCCCAACTTATAAATTATTAATCGGTGTACCAGGCCGAAGTAACGCTTTTGATATTTCACGTCGCTTAGGACTGAGTGAAAATATTATCACCGAAGCAAGAAGCCTTGTCGATACCGAAAGTGCCGATTTAAATGATATGATTTCCAGCCTAGAAGAGAAACGGAACTTAGCGGAAACAGAGTATGAGGAAGCACGCGAATTAGCTCGCGGGGCCGATAGCCTTTTAAAAGATTTACAAAAAGAAATCACTAACTACTATCAACAAAAAGATAAATTAATCGAACAAGCGAGTGAAAAAGCAGCAACGATTGTGGAAAAAGCCGAAGCAGAGGCCGAAGAAATCATCCACGAATTGCGCACCATGCAATTAAACGGAGCGGCAGGCATCAAAGAACACGAACTTATCGATGCCAAAACAAGACTTGGGAAAGCAAAACCAAAAACAATAAATAAAACCATCCCCCAAGCACCAAAACAAAAACCACACGTATTCCAAGAAGGCGACAATGTTCGCGTCCTATCCCTTGGTCAAAAAGGTACACTTTTAAACAAAATTAGCGATAAAGAATGGAACGTCCAAATCGGCATTATCAAAATGAAAATCAAAACTGCCGACTTAGAATACATTCAACCAGAAAAACCAAAAAAACAACGGATCATTACATCAGTTCATAGTAGTGACTCCCCAGCTAAAAGCGAACTCGATTTACGAGGCGAACGGTATGAAGACGCGCTACAAAAAGTCGACAAGTATCTGGATGAAGCACTGCTCGCAGGATATCCACAAGTAGCCATTATTCATGGTAAAGGAACGGGCGCTCTTAGAACAGGTGTCACAGAATATCTGAAAAACCATCGCATGGTCAAATCAATTCGTTTTGGCGCAGCAGCAGAAGGTGGAAACGGCGTAACGATTGTCGAGTTCAAGTAA
- a CDS encoding CvpA family protein, with amino-acid sequence MILNAIILILLVCGFFAGFRTGLIKQLILFLGYILAFFISYTYYEDLAPHLTFIPYPGSDTSDGLSIILQELRTETAYYNVLGFAIIFIVAIIVVHMLASLVGGLTKIPVLRQINGLLAAVFGVIKSYLLIFVVLFIMAIYPANWSENLIDSSTVAQWMLENTPILSEQFYDWMTDILPK; translated from the coding sequence ATGATTTTAAATGCGATTATTTTAATTTTACTTGTTTGTGGCTTTTTCGCAGGATTTAGAACGGGTCTCATCAAACAACTTATCTTATTTTTAGGTTATATATTGGCATTTTTTATCTCGTATACGTATTACGAAGATTTAGCGCCACATCTAACTTTTATACCTTATCCAGGTAGTGATACTTCAGATGGATTATCTATTATTTTACAGGAATTACGAACAGAAACAGCATATTATAACGTACTCGGATTTGCGATTATTTTTATTGTCGCTATCATTGTTGTGCATATGCTAGCTTCCCTAGTTGGCGGTTTGACTAAAATACCAGTCTTACGCCAAATTAACGGATTATTAGCTGCTGTTTTTGGTGTTATTAAGTCTTACTTACTTATTTTTGTCGTATTGTTCATCATGGCAATTTATCCGGCAAATTGGTCTGAAAACTTGATTGATAGCTCAACGGTTGCACAGTGGATGCTAGAAAATACGCCAATTTTGTCCGAACAATTTTATGACTGGATGACAGACATTCTGCCAAAATAA
- a CDS encoding YslB family protein, which yields MVIMVYESGVSEMTENEQNKNEEKTLVPSFGLDLLRDYLIPELLGDEAPHIMYWAGKDLARKFPLASLEEVAEFFEEASWGSFSILKEKKDEMRLLLEGEMVAARFRTQEEPTFKLEAGFIAEQMQSQKKLYTESYDEIDKRKKQVTIIVKWDRKETIDNEERY from the coding sequence TTGGTTATAATGGTGTATGAAAGTGGGGTATCCGAAATGACAGAAAATGAACAGAATAAAAACGAGGAAAAAACGCTCGTTCCAAGTTTTGGTTTAGATTTACTACGAGATTATTTAATTCCTGAACTACTTGGAGATGAAGCACCTCACATTATGTACTGGGCAGGAAAAGACTTGGCGCGAAAATTTCCACTAGCATCTCTAGAAGAAGTAGCTGAATTTTTTGAGGAAGCCTCTTGGGGTAGTTTTAGCATTTTGAAAGAAAAGAAAGATGAAATGCGTTTACTTTTAGAAGGTGAAATGGTAGCTGCTCGTTTCCGTACACAAGAAGAACCTACGTTTAAACTAGAAGCTGGTTTTATTGCGGAACAAATGCAGTCACAGAAAAAACTGTATACGGAGAGCTATGATGAAATTGATAAACGTAAAAAACAAGTAACGATTATTGTTAAATGGGATCGTAAAGAAACGATTGATAACGAAGAGCGTTACTAA
- a CDS encoding aspartate kinase codes for MGLVVLKFGGTSVSTVDKIGKTADQAIYEKKQGNKVIVVVSAMGKSTDKLVAMAEEISEAPDKREMDMLLSTGEQITIALLAMTLKEKGHDAISYTGWQAGIETEAVHSNARIADIDSARIEEALDTGKIVVVAGFQGFTTDGEITTLGRGGSDTTAVAIASALNAEKCAICTDVVGVFTTDPRYVKKAQKLEQITYDEMLELANLGAGVLHPRSVEYAKNFRIPLEVRASHEQVAGTMIEEDLTMENTKVVRGIAFEDQITRVTIHWKQKEAMRVSKVFTKLAENNIDVDIIIQGITGLGHGNLSFTIKTSALLATLAVLEESKELLQIEKLESEQELAKVSIVGSGMVSNPGVAAQMFEALTENNIPIKMISTSEIKVSTVVPARKMVEAAQVLHDQFELDK; via the coding sequence TTGGGACTAGTCGTATTAAAATTTGGTGGAACGTCTGTGAGCACCGTTGATAAAATCGGGAAAACAGCGGATCAAGCCATTTATGAGAAAAAGCAAGGAAATAAAGTCATCGTCGTCGTTTCCGCAATGGGGAAATCAACCGACAAATTAGTCGCGATGGCAGAAGAAATTAGCGAGGCGCCAGATAAACGCGAAATGGATATGCTTCTTTCCACTGGAGAACAAATTACGATTGCACTACTTGCGATGACATTAAAAGAAAAAGGGCACGATGCTATTTCCTATACAGGATGGCAAGCGGGAATTGAAACAGAAGCCGTACATAGTAATGCGAGAATTGCTGATATTGATAGTGCGAGAATAGAAGAAGCGCTAGACACGGGAAAAATCGTTGTTGTTGCAGGCTTCCAAGGCTTCACAACGGACGGCGAAATTACTACATTAGGTCGAGGCGGATCAGACACAACCGCCGTTGCCATTGCCTCTGCTTTAAACGCAGAAAAATGCGCGATTTGCACGGATGTAGTTGGCGTATTTACCACAGATCCACGCTATGTCAAAAAAGCCCAAAAGCTAGAACAAATCACCTATGATGAAATGCTAGAATTAGCCAATCTCGGCGCCGGCGTCTTACATCCGCGCTCCGTTGAATATGCAAAAAATTTCCGAATTCCGCTTGAAGTTAGAGCGAGCCACGAACAAGTAGCAGGAACAATGATTGAGGAGGATTTAACAATGGAAAACACTAAAGTAGTCCGTGGAATTGCTTTTGAAGACCAAATCACCCGTGTCACTATCCACTGGAAACAAAAAGAAGCGATGCGTGTGTCTAAAGTCTTTACGAAATTAGCCGAAAATAATATTGATGTAGATATTATTATTCAAGGAATCACTGGACTAGGTCACGGTAATCTATCCTTCACTATTAAAACAAGCGCACTGTTAGCCACACTAGCAGTTTTAGAAGAAAGCAAAGAATTACTTCAAATCGAAAAACTAGAGTCCGAGCAAGAATTAGCGAAAGTATCTATCGTTGGCTCTGGAATGGTAAGTAATCCGGGTGTAGCCGCGCAAATGTTTGAAGCCTTAACAGAAAATAATATTCCTATTAAAATGATTAGCACATCCGAAATCAAAGTCTCCACAGTTGTACCAGCACGTAAAATGGTCGAAGCAGCCCAAGTATTACACGACCAATTTGAACTCGATAAATAA
- the zapA gene encoding cell division protein ZapA — translation MTNERNKVVTTIYGREYTIVGVETTDHLRKVAREVDEKMHEIGSQNHALDSGRLAVLTAVNSMHDYLKLQQKYLELEQELARIKGRD, via the coding sequence GTGACAAATGAGAGAAATAAAGTAGTGACAACAATTTACGGTAGAGAATATACGATTGTTGGCGTAGAGACAACAGACCACTTACGTAAAGTAGCTCGTGAGGTCGATGAAAAAATGCACGAAATCGGCTCCCAAAATCATGCACTAGATAGTGGCAGGCTCGCTGTACTGACAGCTGTTAATTCGATGCACGATTATCTAAAACTACAACAAAAATATCTAGAGTTGGAACAAGAACTAGCTCGAATCAAAGGAAGAGATTAA
- the uvrC gene encoding excinuclease ABC subunit UvrC, which translates to MSSEHIQNKLALLPDQPGCYLMKDRQGTIIYVGKAKILKNRVRSYFSGTHDSKTQRLVQEIVDFEYIVTSSNVEALLLEINLIKKHDPRFNIRLKDDKTYPFIKITNERHPRLIITRQVKKDKGKYFGPYPNVYAANEVKRILDRLYPLRKCSTLPNKVCLYYHLGQCLAPCVFDVEASKYKEMQDEIVAFLNGGYKAVKNDLMKKMQEAAENMEFEKAGEFRDQINAIETTMEKQKMTMNDFVDRDVFGYAIDKGWMCVQVFFIRQGKLIERDVSQFPFYNDADEDFLTFIGQFYQKANHIPPKEIYLPDDVDSEAVQAVVPDTKIIVPQRGNKKDLVKLAYKNAKIALNEKFMLLERNEERTVGAVERLGEAMGIPTPSRVEAFDNSNIHGTDPVSAMVTFLDGKPSKNDYRKYKIKTVEGPDDYATMREVIRRRYWRVLKEGLPMPDLILIDGGKGQIDSAKDVLTNELGLDIPVAGLAKDDKHRTSQLLFGDPLEIVPLERNSQEFYLLQRMQDEVHRFAITFHRQLRSKTGFQSILDGIPGVGPGRKKKLLKHFGSMKKLKEASVEEIKEAGVPLNVAEEVHKHITAFNEKAKNTEQK; encoded by the coding sequence ATGTCTTCTGAACATATCCAAAATAAACTAGCGCTTCTGCCGGACCAACCTGGCTGTTATTTGATGAAAGATAGACAAGGAACCATTATTTATGTTGGGAAAGCAAAAATTTTAAAAAATCGTGTTCGCTCCTATTTTTCAGGAACACACGATAGTAAAACGCAACGCTTAGTTCAAGAAATTGTGGACTTTGAATATATCGTAACATCATCTAACGTAGAAGCTTTGCTACTAGAAATCAATTTGATTAAAAAACATGATCCACGTTTTAATATTCGCCTAAAAGATGATAAAACTTATCCGTTTATTAAAATCACGAACGAACGGCATCCACGACTGATTATTACCCGCCAAGTAAAGAAAGATAAAGGGAAATATTTCGGTCCATATCCAAATGTGTATGCTGCCAATGAAGTAAAACGTATTTTAGATCGTCTGTATCCATTACGTAAATGCAGTACGCTACCAAATAAAGTGTGTTTGTACTATCACCTCGGACAATGCCTTGCCCCGTGTGTGTTTGACGTGGAAGCAAGTAAGTATAAAGAAATGCAAGATGAGATAGTCGCTTTCCTAAATGGTGGCTATAAAGCCGTCAAAAATGATTTAATGAAAAAAATGCAAGAAGCAGCAGAAAATATGGAGTTCGAAAAAGCTGGTGAATTCCGTGACCAAATTAACGCAATCGAAACAACGATGGAAAAACAAAAAATGACGATGAATGATTTCGTTGACCGCGATGTTTTCGGTTATGCGATTGATAAAGGTTGGATGTGTGTCCAAGTATTCTTCATTCGCCAAGGGAAACTGATTGAGCGCGACGTTTCCCAGTTTCCATTTTATAATGATGCGGATGAAGATTTCCTCACTTTTATTGGTCAATTTTACCAAAAAGCTAACCATATTCCACCCAAAGAAATTTATCTGCCAGATGATGTCGATAGTGAAGCCGTTCAAGCGGTCGTTCCTGATACAAAAATTATCGTTCCACAGCGCGGAAATAAGAAAGATCTCGTAAAACTTGCTTACAAAAATGCGAAAATCGCGCTAAACGAAAAATTCATGTTGCTTGAGCGCAATGAAGAACGTACAGTCGGCGCAGTTGAACGGCTTGGAGAAGCAATGGGAATCCCAACACCGTCGCGCGTCGAAGCCTTCGATAACTCGAATATTCACGGTACAGACCCAGTTTCCGCGATGGTTACTTTCCTTGACGGTAAACCAAGTAAAAACGATTACCGCAAATACAAAATCAAAACCGTCGAAGGTCCAGATGATTACGCGACGATGCGTGAAGTTATCCGCCGACGTTACTGGCGAGTTCTTAAAGAAGGACTACCAATGCCTGATTTAATCTTAATTGATGGTGGTAAAGGACAAATTGATAGTGCCAAAGATGTCTTAACGAATGAGCTGGGCTTAGATATTCCAGTAGCGGGACTTGCAAAAGATGACAAGCACCGAACGAGTCAACTATTATTCGGCGACCCACTTGAAATAGTCCCACTCGAACGAAACAGCCAAGAATTCTACCTTTTACAACGAATGCAAGATGAAGTCCACCGTTTCGCTATCACATTCCACCGCCAACTACGCAGCAAAACAGGCTTCCAATCCATTCTTGATGGCATTCCTGGAGTCGGCCCAGGTCGCAAGAAAAAATTACTTAAACACTTCGGCTCAATGAAAAAATTAAAAGAAGCTTCAGTGGAAGAAATAAAAGAAGCCGGCGTCCCGTTAAATGTAGCAGAAGAAGTGCACAAACACATTACCGCATTTAATGAAAAAGCCAAAAATACCGAGCAAAAATGA
- the trxA gene encoding thioredoxin → MVKEITDATFEQETSEGLVLTDFWATWCGPCRMVAPVLEEIQEERGEALKIVKMDVDENPETPGSFGVMSIPTLLIKKDGEVVETIIGYRPKEELDEVINKYV, encoded by the coding sequence ATGGTAAAAGAAATTACAGATGCAACATTCGAACAAGAAACTAGCGAAGGCTTAGTATTAACAGATTTCTGGGCAACATGGTGTGGTCCTTGCCGCATGGTGGCTCCAGTTTTAGAAGAAATACAAGAAGAACGTGGCGAAGCACTTAAAATCGTCAAAATGGACGTAGATGAAAACCCAGAAACACCAGGAAGCTTTGGTGTGATGAGTATTCCGACACTTCTTATCAAAAAAGACGGCGAAGTAGTAGAAACAATTATCGGCTACCGTCCAAAAGAAGAACTGGATGAAGTCATCAACAAATACGTTTAA
- the rnhC gene encoding ribonuclease HIII has product MANTVILVDQPTLEKMKQTYLPFSNPKLPPGAVFAAKKPGVSITGYKSRKVMFQGVNGEAEAKKWMATLPESKAKAPSASKGILPANFASKNVIGSDEVGTGDFFGPITVCAAYVDAEMMPLLKELGVKDSKAMKDPEICRIAEKIMPLVPHSVLLCPNPKYNELQKRGMNQGQMKALLHNRAIENVLKKLAPVKPEAILIDQFAEKNTYYRYLAKEPSIIREDVFFATKAEGLHLSVAAASIIARYKFVQAFDAMSKEVGIPLPKGAGPHVDAVAAEIIERFGLETLAKYTKQHFANTEKALKMVKK; this is encoded by the coding sequence ATCGCAAATACAGTTATCTTAGTTGATCAACCAACACTTGAAAAAATGAAACAAACATATCTCCCTTTTTCTAATCCAAAACTACCACCAGGAGCTGTTTTCGCTGCTAAAAAACCAGGTGTTTCCATCACTGGCTACAAGTCGCGCAAAGTCATGTTTCAAGGAGTAAACGGAGAAGCAGAAGCAAAAAAATGGATGGCGACTCTCCCAGAATCAAAAGCAAAAGCGCCGTCTGCTTCTAAAGGGATTCTTCCAGCAAACTTTGCCTCTAAAAATGTCATTGGTTCAGATGAAGTTGGCACTGGTGATTTCTTTGGGCCGATTACGGTTTGTGCCGCATACGTGGACGCAGAAATGATGCCTCTGTTAAAAGAGCTAGGTGTAAAGGACTCGAAAGCAATGAAAGATCCAGAAATTTGTCGTATTGCTGAGAAAATCATGCCGCTTGTTCCGCACAGTGTGCTACTTTGCCCTAACCCTAAATACAACGAGCTCCAAAAAAGAGGCATGAACCAAGGACAAATGAAAGCTTTACTACATAACCGCGCAATTGAAAACGTCTTGAAAAAGCTTGCTCCAGTAAAACCTGAAGCGATTTTAATTGATCAGTTTGCTGAAAAAAATACGTATTACCGTTATTTAGCAAAAGAACCAAGCATTATTCGAGAAGATGTATTTTTTGCGACAAAAGCAGAAGGGTTACACCTTTCTGTAGCTGCAGCTTCGATTATTGCTCGCTATAAGTTTGTACAAGCTTTTGATGCGATGTCAAAAGAAGTTGGCATCCCACTTCCAAAAGGTGCAGGGCCTCATGTGGATGCTGTTGCAGCGGAAATCATCGAACGATTTGGGCTGGAAACATTAGCGAAATATACAAAACAGCATTTTGCTAATACAGAGAAAGCATTAAAAATGGTTAAAAAGTAA
- the polX gene encoding DNA polymerase/3'-5' exonuclease PolX has translation MATNKKEIIRLLEEIATYMELKGENSFKISAFRKAAQAIELDSRSLSEIDDFTKISGIGKTTGEIIQRYLESGECPELEELKKEVPAGLVPLLDVPGLGGKKLSRLYHELGVVDKDTLLQEAENGHIEALKGFGKKSAEKMAEAVREMGERPDRYPLNDVLPIIQKVEAYLADIASIETYAQAGSLRRLRETVKDLDYVIATEKPEEVQKALLAFPLITDVIGAGETKVSAVLEDNITISVDFRLVEKKAFATTLHHFTGSKDHNIKMRQLAKQSNEKISEYGVEQEDGNVRHFESEKTFFEHFNIPFLPPEVRRDGTEIERVTKDTKFLQLSDIRGDLHMHTTWSDGAYAIPEMIEACIAKGYEYMVITDHGKFLRVANGLDEKRLLEQQAEIKKIAANYPEIDVYSGVEMDILADGSLDFDDETLKQLDFVIASIHSSFQQSEEEIMKRLKTACENPYVRLIAHPTGRIVVKRKPYHVNMKELIQLAKNTGTALELNANPQRLDLNREHLEMAHAAGVPIAINTDAHDTKHLDFMSIGVRAATKAWLDKSAILNTKTAAEFKQFLQNK, from the coding sequence ATGGCTACTAATAAAAAAGAAATTATTCGTTTACTCGAAGAAATTGCCACTTACATGGAATTAAAAGGAGAAAATAGCTTTAAAATATCTGCGTTCCGCAAAGCTGCTCAGGCAATTGAATTAGATAGCAGAAGTCTATCGGAAATTGATGATTTCACAAAGATTAGCGGTATCGGAAAAACTACAGGCGAAATAATCCAACGTTATTTAGAGAGCGGGGAATGTCCTGAACTGGAGGAACTAAAAAAAGAAGTCCCAGCAGGTCTCGTTCCACTTTTAGATGTACCAGGGCTTGGAGGTAAGAAATTATCGCGTCTTTATCATGAGCTTGGTGTGGTGGATAAAGACACACTACTCCAAGAAGCAGAAAATGGTCATATCGAAGCATTGAAAGGCTTTGGTAAAAAGTCTGCTGAAAAAATGGCCGAAGCAGTGCGCGAAATGGGTGAGCGTCCTGATAGATATCCCCTAAATGATGTCTTACCAATTATTCAAAAAGTAGAAGCTTATCTTGCGGATATTGCTTCAATCGAAACTTATGCGCAAGCCGGCAGTTTACGTAGATTACGGGAAACGGTAAAAGATTTAGATTATGTTATTGCTACAGAAAAACCAGAAGAAGTACAAAAAGCTTTGCTCGCATTTCCATTAATTACGGACGTTATTGGAGCTGGTGAAACAAAAGTATCGGCTGTGTTAGAAGATAATATCACCATTTCCGTGGATTTCCGCTTAGTAGAAAAAAAGGCTTTCGCAACAACGCTACACCATTTTACGGGTTCTAAAGATCACAACATCAAAATGCGCCAATTAGCTAAACAATCCAATGAAAAAATAAGTGAATATGGAGTCGAGCAAGAAGATGGCAATGTTCGTCATTTTGAATCGGAAAAAACATTTTTCGAGCATTTTAACATTCCGTTTCTCCCACCTGAAGTGCGCCGAGATGGCACAGAAATTGAGCGCGTGACGAAAGATACAAAATTCCTTCAGTTAAGCGATATTCGCGGGGATTTGCACATGCATACCACTTGGTCTGACGGAGCTTACGCAATTCCAGAAATGATTGAAGCATGTATCGCAAAAGGATATGAATACATGGTTATTACAGATCACGGGAAATTTTTGCGAGTAGCTAATGGTCTGGATGAAAAAAGATTATTGGAACAGCAAGCAGAAATTAAAAAAATAGCAGCTAATTATCCGGAAATTGATGTTTATTCCGGCGTTGAAATGGATATTCTAGCAGATGGGTCGCTTGATTTTGATGATGAGACTTTGAAACAGTTGGATTTTGTTATTGCATCCATCCATTCCAGTTTCCAACAATCAGAAGAAGAAATTATGAAGCGATTAAAAACGGCCTGCGAAAATCCATATGTGCGTCTAATTGCGCATCCGACAGGTAGAATTGTCGTGAAAAGAAAGCCATATCATGTTAATATGAAAGAACTAATCCAGTTAGCAAAAAATACAGGAACTGCACTCGAATTAAATGCTAATCCGCAGCGTCTCGATCTAAACCGCGAGCACTTAGAAATGGCCCACGCAGCAGGAGTGCCGATTGCAATTAACACAGATGCGCACGACACGAAACACCTTGATTTCATGTCTATTGGCGTTCGAGCTGCCACGAAAGCTTGGCTCGATAAATCGGCCATTCTGAATACAAAAACAGCAGCTGAGTTCAAACAATTTTTACAGAATAAATAA